The Mammaliicoccus sciuri genome window below encodes:
- the gltS gene encoding sodium/glutamate symporter, translating to MIQFDAVTTLAIACVLLLLGEGIVNKVSILRRLCIPAPVIGGLLFAIVVAILQSLNVITIKLDSDFLQDFFMLAFFTTIGLGASLKLLKLGGKILVLYFIFCGILAFCQNVIGVSLSKVLNIPPQLGLTAGSMSMEGGHGNAAAYGKTLESLGVDSALTAALAAATLGLVAGGLLGGPVVRYLIKKYDLKPGDAKDTGIDFSEVGYNENLHSRMNPTTVFIVQFTIIAVCMAIGTYIGDGFKNLTGINIPVYVGAMFVAVIIRNISDYGNLNIIDMKITNQVSDVSLSLFLSIALMSIKLTEIYQLALPLTIIVLVQIVFIVLFSVFVVFRGLGKNYDAAVMIGGFIGHGLGATPNAMANLDVITKKFGASPKAYLVVPVVGAFLIDLLGVPIVTLFINIFS from the coding sequence ATGATACAGTTTGATGCTGTCACAACTTTAGCTATAGCATGTGTCTTACTTTTATTAGGTGAAGGTATTGTAAATAAAGTTTCTATATTGAGACGTTTATGTATTCCTGCGCCAGTAATAGGTGGCTTGTTATTTGCTATTGTAGTTGCTATTTTACAATCATTAAATGTCATTACAATTAAATTAGATTCTGATTTTCTGCAGGACTTCTTTATGTTGGCATTCTTTACAACAATAGGTTTAGGTGCGTCATTAAAATTATTAAAACTTGGTGGAAAAATACTGGTTTTATATTTTATTTTTTGCGGAATTTTAGCATTTTGTCAAAATGTAATCGGTGTGTCATTATCTAAAGTGTTAAATATTCCACCACAACTTGGCTTAACTGCTGGATCAATGTCCATGGAAGGTGGTCATGGTAATGCAGCGGCATACGGTAAGACTTTAGAGTCATTAGGTGTAGACTCTGCCTTAACAGCGGCACTTGCAGCAGCGACATTAGGACTTGTTGCAGGTGGATTATTAGGTGGCCCTGTGGTTCGATATTTAATTAAAAAGTATGATTTGAAACCAGGAGATGCTAAAGATACAGGTATTGATTTTAGTGAAGTGGGATATAACGAGAACTTACATAGTAGAATGAACCCTACAACAGTATTTATTGTTCAATTTACAATTATTGCAGTATGTATGGCGATTGGTACATATATTGGAGATGGATTTAAAAATTTAACAGGAATAAATATTCCGGTTTATGTTGGCGCAATGTTTGTCGCAGTTATCATTCGAAATATTTCTGATTATGGAAATTTAAACATCATTGATATGAAAATTACAAACCAAGTAAGTGATGTTTCATTAAGTTTATTCTTATCAATCGCGTTAATGAGTATTAAATTAACAGAAATTTATCAATTGGCACTACCGTTAACAATTATTGTATTAGTACAAATTGTATTTATCGTACTATTCTCAGTATTTGTCGTGTTTAGAGGACTAGGTAAAAATTATGATGCAGCAGTAATGATAGGCGGATTTATCGGACATGGACTAGGCGCAACACCAAATGCCATGGCTAACTTAGATGTTATAACTAAAAAATTCGGTGCATCACCAAAAGCTTATTTAGTAGTTCCAGTTGTTGGCGCCTTCCTAATAGATTTACTAGGCGTACCAATTGTTACACTATTCATCAATATATTTAGTTAA
- a CDS encoding glutamate ligase domain-containing protein, translated as MFSAISLIQSVYDDDVNFKDIIKNIRIPGRMENITFDNKYIYVDYAHNYVSLDNLISLVKQKHLNSKINILIGSTGNKAESRRKEFGSLLNLYADHVFLTADDPDFESPMEICSEIASYIEDKSKIEIIIDREQAIQKAIESLKDNQVLIIAGKGADPYQKVNGNYEPYLGDFKIAKKFITSNSKESKI; from the coding sequence GTGTTTAGTGCTATCTCATTAATTCAAAGTGTATATGACGATGATGTTAACTTTAAAGATATTATAAAAAATATTAGAATACCTGGAAGAATGGAAAATATTACTTTCGATAATAAATATATTTATGTTGATTATGCTCATAATTATGTGAGTCTAGATAATTTAATTTCATTAGTTAAACAAAAACATCTTAATTCAAAGATAAACATTTTGATTGGTAGTACAGGAAACAAAGCTGAATCACGAAGGAAGGAATTTGGAAGTCTACTCAATTTATATGCAGATCATGTGTTTTTAACTGCAGATGATCCGGATTTTGAATCACCTATGGAAATTTGTAGTGAAATTGCTAGTTATATAGAAGATAAATCAAAGATTGAAATTATTATTGATCGTGAGCAAGCCATTCAAAAAGCTATAGAAAGTTTAAAAGACAATCAAGTTCTAATTATTGCTGGCAAAGGTGCTGATCCATATCAAAAAGTTAATGGTAATTATGAACCATATTTAGGAGACTTCAAAATAGCAAAAAAATTTATTACATCAAATAGCAAAGAAAGTAAAATTTGA